The segment caattgtagtataatagggtaggttaatagtttaaaatgagtttattttaattttacaggtaagttttaatttatttgaagatagggatgttgtcattttaaaagttaaggggttgttaggtttaggggtaaatagcttaatttagtttttttgtgatgtggggggctgacggtttaggggttaatagggttagttagtggtggtgatgttggaggccagaggtttaggggttaataagtttatttactggcagcggtgtcagggagcagcaggataggggttaataactttatttaggttgcggtggtgtcagggagcggcgggataggggttaataacttgaatttgGTTGccacggtgtcggggagcggcaatataggggttaataactttatttaggttgcggcggtgtcggggagtggcgggataggggttaaacattttagtatagtggtggcgtttagtgaaatggtataaataaagttgggaaaaagccaaatagatgtgagatcgatgactgctagttaacaacagtctgatgctcatcgccccgtacttggtgctcgtgtttttgacagcttttttataaataaggagagcgtattgagatccgcggccacgatgttaggtgagcgtattgatgccggcgaatgcaacatagttgacactttgataaatatctcccctCATATCTTAAGAGAGCCCTTATAaggttttttatgcattttttttctatcatttttattagatggtgttactatgagtgtaactttacctTCAAATTGTTACCTTCaaattgttttgtgcaactttttatttaagcTCTGAAGTTGAGTTATCCCgacgcgcgttaaattcaattgcgcgttaaattcaattgcgctcaagcaaatgtgTTCTACTTTCCACTTTTCAACAGtgcgtcactcgtaatctagcccttaattgggaCATAACCCGGCTGATTTAACGGACTAGATACAATTTAAGATATTAGCTAATATACTTTTTCATTCactgtttaatacacacacatcattaaatcaatttatattaaataatgCTATTAATTTGTGATTGGaatagtttaaagagacagtctactccagtatttttattgtttctaaagatagataatcccttttactacccattccataaaaacacagttctattaatatactttttatctctctgattacgttgtatctaagcctctgcaggctgcccccatatttgttcttttgacagacttacattttagctaatcagtactgactcataaataactccacaggagtcggcacaatgttatctatatgacacacaagaactagcattctctagctgtgataaactgtcaaaatgcactgagataagaggcagccttcaagggcttagaaattagcctatgagcctacctaggttttagcttccacaaagaataccaagagaaaatttgattataaaagtaaattgtaaagttgtttaaaattgcatgtcgtatctgaatcatgaaagtttaatatagactagactttccctttaagtaacatttgtaaataacagaacattttttaatattacagcccccacctggctacttcataattccacctAAATAGAGTGTGGAGAACACTGAATATTACAGATCGTGGAGAGGATAAAACCATCTTTAGTGGGAGAGTGGAATGGTATATGTTCAGCTCAGAGTAGTAGAGATAGTGAAGAAGAGCGAGTAAAGCTTATGTCAAAATAAACTGGTAAGAGCAAATCTAAAGATTAAAAAGTAGACATGGTCTGTAAGACTGCTTATAATGTCAAGAGTACAGTGCAAAACAGCTATCATTTTTATAAATCTCAacctgtatgtagcagggttagttttGTGCAGTATGCAATGGATTGGGTGTGAGTGCCAGTTACTAAAGGCAAATAAGAGATTACAAGTTAGTAATGAGCAGAACATTAAATAGAATACATATTTAAGTTACTAATGGCTTTCTCAATTAATGGTTTATATTTGGTCAACTATAAAATAGTTTAGAAGTTCAGCTTTAGGATGCCTGCAAGAAGAATGCAGCATAAAAACCAACAGTGCAAATAGTTACAGTAATCGCTTTCAATACGGTATTGTATCGTGAAATCTCTTCCAATATGCTTGTGAAGTGATTGAGACCTAATAGTTAGAAAAACAGCAATTGCCCTGGGATTTAAGCAATGGGAAGCAGAAAGTTTAATCCAACATATGAAGAGTTAGTATGTCTCAGAAATATGTCTTCTCTTTGCCATGATATAGCCCATAAGGTCCTACAAAACACCTTTAACATAAAACCTTCCCCAATCACCAATGTACAGAGTGAATTATTTTGCATTATACAAACCTACTCCCcagtttgtattatttatttaaataactgtTACTTCTTGTGGATTATTTTACCTTTAATAATATAGATGGGAAGTGAAGATATTGGCACAGAGACAGGATGTGAGGTGTCAGCAGGGGCTATGAGGTTCTAGCAAAGGTTGATATCAGAATACAGAAGGGAGGGGGATGAGAGTCCTTGTTCTGCAAGACCCCAACAGTTAATAAGAAAAGTTAAAAAGTGCACCATATATTGCCCATTATACCACATGGTTCAATGATCTCTATTTTGATAACTATTTTACCTCTTCACTTTTATAaaacaaatgtttgtttgttttcattccCACAACCAGCTTACTATAATATCTGTTTCCATCACTTTTTATCTACTTGCATCTTCTGACTTTGCTTAAGTAATTTCCACATAACGCTGTTCCTTCGTTCTAATCTATTTGAATTGTCCTTTTTCCCTTTAATCTGCTCTCTGTTCATTTCCTTCACACGTCCATCATTATTTCCGGCTGTATTCTTCATTATTCCTTGTCCCTTTCCTCTCTATTTAGTGTCTCTCCTTTGCTTTTTTTGGCACATAAGGCAGCACAGTCTGTGTGCTCTTGTCACACACAGTCTGGGTACTGCAGTTCCTTGTCCCTCTCCTGCCACCAGTCAGGACACCCTGCCTGCTTTTTGCAGCAACACAGGAAGCTGCAGGCCTGGGGGTATCCCTTGTTGGTTCCTGGCCATGTGGAGAGTCCTCATCATCACAACACAGTGCATGGTAAAGAACTTTGTCACTGAACCTCACCCTGTCTCTAGATCCAGGGTTCCTACCTGGGTGAGGTTTTGGTGGTGGGACGGGGGTTTCCTCACTGGAGGAGTCTGGACCATTTGGAGTAATTCCCCCATTGAGCAATGTAAAATCAGTGGGACGGTCTGATCCATCTCCAGAATCTGATGGGGTTGAGGCTTCCAGGAAGGAGCAGAATTCCCAGCTGTCTGAACTTAAGAAGTCCATGGGTCCCAGGTCACAGAGGGGAATCCCCTTCTCACTACTGGATGTGCTACTAACAGTTCCTGGGGTCCAGTCATCTGCATCCAATTCAAACTCAAAGTCTGAGGTGAGTTTGTCTATTTGCTCCACCACCTAAGGGACAAAAAATGGGTGTCCTGAAAATACATTTCACTTTAATGGTTAATATATATCATAAAGAAGagttataaaaatgtatgtttttttcttaatCAAAATTGGCTATCAATAGACTTCACACACAAAAACCACACATTTTATTAGGGGtacttaaattgatggtaaatcctagcgtttcagtcAAGAAGTATAAAAAAACTGCATgttgaaagtacctttatttgcccaCGAGTTTATGCCGATCTGAGTGCCTCCGGCCAAAAACTGTTTTTGCAATAAGGTAACAtttccacttcttagccaatagtgCTAAAGACTATTTTTTAagacagacatcctcaaacttggccctccagaggttttagaactacatttcccatgatgctcagccagcataccTGGaggggccaagtttgaggatgtctggtttaAGAGATAAAAACGTCATCTTTTTAAAAACATAGCGTTTTGCCATGGGCGGCTGGAGGTGCTCAGCTCGGCATAAACTTGCGGGCAAATAAAGGTACTATCAGCATAAAGTTTTTTTATACGCAATGCCTGAAAGCCCTTTTATTTATAGTACTGCTAAGtcctagcatttaaaaaacgctgtccttttgtaattcagacagagcataccattttaaaaaagtttccaatttatttacttacttactattatcaaatttgcttaattcccatgatattctgtgttgaagagatacctaggtaggcatctggagcactacattgcaggaaatagtgttgccatatagtgctcttgcaaatggataacattcttgcaaaactgctgccatatagtgcttcataaATGGTCCGTCACCTAAGCATACTtcccatcttttcaacaaagataccaagagaatgaagaaaatttgataacagaagtgaattagaaagttgtttaaaattgcatgctgtatctaaatcatgacagaaaaaaatgagtttcatattcctttaagggcTATAGTGGGTCCAAACttataaatgtgtgtttttgaCATATCTGGTATTAGTTACAGTAGGGGAAATGTTCTCTTGACTCTGTATCTGGTTGTAAAAATAGAACTAAAATTTCCATGGAAACCAGCCATCTGTGCAAATCTAAGTCTTAAGGGCTTCACACCAGTTCTGTCCTCCATAAACCCAACGCTTGGTAAATCAGCATAACTGGGTTAGTAATTGTCTTTATCCTAGAAGGTAAAGCCGTCTACTGCATTACATATTGAAGCTAAGGAATGACCAGAACATCAAAAGAACACATTTTAATGGGACTACACTGAATAGGCAAAACCCTgcatattttgctaacaaaacGCTCATAAAACATGCATTTTGTATTCTGGGGTTTTACAATATACTGTTTATAAAGGGACATAACAATTACATttgtatagaagcattttgcaGCACCCAGTGAGTTACACCAATGCCTCTAGTTATCACTGATTTTGTGATATCCCTTACTTGTGCAGTCGATCCACTTGGCATATAGGAGGCTCTGGGAATTTGCATTCAATCTACTTATCTCCATATGCTCTGCGGTTTGCATGCACAGTAAGATCTATCACGGTACCTGTGAATTCTCATGTTAGAAGAATTTTTGCAAATtacagtatattataaaaatgtctcCTACACACTAAATGTTTAGAGCCAAGCAGGAATtcctttaaataaagtttaaatgcaATACTGCAGAACTCCCAAGCTCTTGCTAAAGTTGTTGGGTGATATTCTGCTGTGCATTTCAAATGTATGTCGCTATAATATCCTTACTTGGAGGACAATTGTATCAATCAGTACCTTGGTCCTTACAATGGAGTTACATGTGCTCAGGAAATCTTTAAGGAAGTCTAAGGTCAAGAGTTCTCAATTTTATGTATGATAACTAGTGTCCGTTCAATAAATGGGGTTAATGGTATCACAAAACTGACTTAATTCCTTACCTCTCTCAGCTCTTTGGCCACTTCTTTGAGGTCCCTCAAGATTCCTTCGAGCTGACTGATAACTGCCCGGACTCTCCCTCGGATCCTCTCCCTTTCGCCAGCTCTGCCGCTGCGTCCCCCCTGCTCTGCGGTCCTTCCCACCCCCCGAGAGCACATGATTCAGAGAGAGGCCTCCAGCCTCCTCTGCAGCTTCTCTTCTCTGGGGGGAGCTCTGCATCTTAAAGCCTGCAACCCCTTTTCCCCAAACACCCCTCCCTTTTGTCTACCACTGCCACACCCCAGCCCCTTAAAATGAGGGCTAAAACCCCACTCTGAGGAGGTTGTCTTCAATTTATTTTGGAGATCACCTGTAGTTTTGAAAGTGGTCAAAGAACTAGCTCCTAGAGTCCACGTGAGAAGATGGTATGTGAGCCAGTAGAAAACCAGTAGAAAAAGTACCCAAATTGTAAGATGGACTTCAAACTGCAAAATGCCTGCATGGAAAGGTAACAGGTGATTGATTCTGGTCTGTCTCTATATATAAGGTTGATTACAGCCTGTGtataaaacagaacaaaacaaaatatggtTTAGTATGTGGTAAGGTTTTGCTTACACGTTAATATCCATACAAAACTACACATCATCACTGAATTTTGTCAATAAAACTTTTAAATTGATGAGATTACATCTAATTACTTATGCTGGTTAACTGTTTGGTTTACTTTCCAGTTAAGTCATATTTCTATCatagaattacaaaataaaataataaatgtgacaaaaaaaaatctgtaaaaaaattACTAATTTTTCCTCCTCTACATCTTTTTCATAATTGAGCATAATATCCTTAATTACCAACATTTTTAATgtttcctttaatttaaaaaaaaataaaaaaaattgtgatccTTTACCTAAATACTAAGGTCAATTATTGTATATCACTTTCTGCAAACACTTCAAGTGATTTGCAAactgacgcctagattacgagtttttgtcggtaaggctgtgtggggctaacaagcctttttttcttaccgctcacttaagccaatgctggtattacaagttttcttcaagccggcgttagcctcagaaaagtgagcgttgagcaaaatttagctccacatctcactgtaataccagcgttgcttacggtagcggtaagctggcaaaacgtgctcgtgcacgatttccccataggaaacaatggggttgagctggctgaaaaaaagcagcgttcagctcctaacgcagccttattgtttcctatggggaaattaattttatgtctgcacctaacaccctaacataaaccccgagtctaaacacccctaatcttacacttattaacccctaatctgccgtccccgacattgccaccacctacaatatattattaacccctaatctgccgctccggacaccgccgccacctacattatacttatgaacccctaatctactgcccccaacatcgccgacacctacattatagttattagaccctaatctgcccccccaacgtcgccgcaactatattaaatttattaaccccaatctgccgccgccaacgtcgccgccactataataaatttattaacccctaaacctaagtctaaccctaacacccctctaatttaaatataatttaaatacatctaaataaaatttactaaaattaaataaattattcctatttaaaactaaatacttacctataaaataaaccctaagctagctacaatataactaatagttacattgtagctatcttaggatttatatttattttacaggcaactttgtatttattttaactaggtagaatagttattaaatagttattaactatttaataacttcctagttaaaataaatacaaatttacctgtaaaataaaccctaacctaagttacaattacacctaacactacactataattaaactaattacctaaactacctacaattaattacaattaaattaaataaactaaattacggaaaaaaaactaacactaaattacagaaaataaaaaaagaattacaagaattttaaactaattacacctaatctaatccccctaataaaaaaaaagccccccaaaataataaaattccctaccctatactaaattacaaatagcccttaaaagggccttttgcggggtattgccccaaagtaatcagctctttcacctgtaaaaaaaaaatacaataccccccaacattaaaacccaccacccacacacccaaccctactctaaaacccacccaatccccccttaaaaaaacctaacactacccccttgaagatcaccctaccttgagacgtcttcacccagccggggggG is part of the Bombina bombina isolate aBomBom1 chromosome 6, aBomBom1.pri, whole genome shotgun sequence genome and harbors:
- the INSYN1 gene encoding inhibitory synaptic factor 1, giving the protein MCSRGVGRTAEQGGRSGRAGERERIRGRVRAVISQLEGILRDLKEVAKELREVVEQIDKLTSDFEFELDADDWTPGTVSSTSSSEKGIPLCDLGPMDFLSSDSWEFCSFLEASTPSDSGDGSDRPTDFTLLNGGITPNGPDSSSEETPVPPPKPHPGRNPGSRDRVRFSDKVLYHALCCDDEDSPHGQEPTRDTPRPAASCVAAKSRQGVLTGGRRGTRNCSTQTVCDKSTQTVLPYVPKKAKERH